A single window of Rhodamnia argentea isolate NSW1041297 chromosome 5, ASM2092103v1, whole genome shotgun sequence DNA harbors:
- the LOC115750651 gene encoding aspartyl protease family protein At5g10770-like, with amino-acid sequence MESSYFCVFKGVRLFLSLQILMICFMHKGHTYGVEGKIASRTASVSSLLPSPSCSPSTSKASSRKSTLEVIHKHGPCSHLVQSPNPLNHTKLLLQDESRVKWIQSQFSNGSDGLEGSATIRLPARSGITIGNDNYVVTIGLGTPKKDLTLAFDTGSPLTWTQCEPCVGSCYNQSEPLFNPSQSSSYANISCPSTSCSQLGHSVCSGSTCPYFIGYKDNSTTAGFFATEKLTLTPTEVIDNFEFGCGQDNQGLFGRSAGLMGLSDDKISIVQQTAAKYGKYFSYCLPSSPSSTGYLTFGKDSGASSSVSFTPLSKVPQGAHFYGISIEGISVGGNRLSIPSTVFSSGGAIIDSGTVTTRLPPTAYSAMRDAFRTAMANYTRAPAFGLFDTCYDFSKESTVVVPFITFSFAGGVEVNLDLSGIFYNVKASQICLAFAANSADSDLGVYGNTQQKTFDVVYDVAGGKLGFGSNGCS; translated from the exons ATGGAGAGCTCCTATTTCTGCGTGTTCAAGGGGGTTcgcctctttctttctctccagATCCTCATGATCTGCTTCATGCACAAAGGCCATACTTATGGAGTGGAAGGGAAGATTGCAAGCCGTACTGCATCAGTCAGCTCTCTATTGCCTTCTCCTTCTTGCTCGCCTTCCACCAgcaaag CTAGCAGCCGAAAGTCGACCTTGGAAGTAATTCACAAGCATGGCCCATGCTCTCACCTTGTTCAAAGCCCCAATCCTCTAAATCACACCAAACTCCTGCTCCAAGATGAATCAAGGGTCAAGTGGATTCAGTCCCAATTCTCCAACGGCAGCGATGGCCTAGAAGGTTCGGCCACGATCAGACTTCCGGCGAGGTCCGGCATCACCATCGGCAATGACAATTACGTGGTGACAATCGGCCTTGGGACTCCGAAAAAAGACCTCACTCTCGCATTCGACACCGGCAGTCCCCTTACATGGACCCAGTGTGAGCCATGCGTCGGATCATGCTACAATCAATCCGAACCGCTCTTTAACCCATCTCAATCGTCGTCCTATGCTAATATCTCGTGCCCCTCGACGTCTTGCTCTCAACTTG GTCACTCGGTATGCTCCGGATCGACATGCCCATATTTCATTGGATACAAGGACAATTCAACTACGGCTGGCTTCTTCGCAACCGAGAAGTTGACTCTAACGCCGACGGAGGTGATCGACAATTTTGAATTCGGCTGCGGACAGGACAACCAAGGCCTTTTCGGCAGATCAGCAGGTTTGATGGGACTATCAGATGACAAGATCTCCATCGTGCAACAAACCGCGGCCAAATATGGCAAGTATTTCTCCTACTGCTTGCCCTCCTCCCCTAGCTCCACCGGATACTTGACTTTTGGCAAAGACAGCGGAGCATCGAGCTCGGTTAGCTTCACCCCGTTATCAAAGGTCCCACAAGGCGCGCACTTCTACGGAATAAGTATCGAAGGAATCAGTGTAGGAGGAAATCGCCTATCGATACCATCGACGGTTTTCTCAAGTGGAGGCGCCATCATCGACTCGGGAACTGTCACTACCCGATTGCCTCCGACAGCTTATAGTGCCATGAGAGATGCATTTAGGACAGCAATGGCGAATTACACGAGGGCACCGGCGTTTGGCCTTTTCGATACTTGCTATGACTTTAGCAAAGAGAGCACAGTCGTGGTCCCATTCATAACGTTCTCTTTCGCCGGCGGAGTCGAAGTCAATTTGGACCTTAGCGGAATATTTTACAATGTCAAGGCCTCTCAAATTTGCCTAGCCTTTGCAGCGAATTCTGCTGATAGTGATCTGGGCGTCTATGGTAACACGCAGCAGAAGACGTTTGATGTTGTCTACGATGTTGCCGGAGGGAAGCTCGGTTTCGGTTCGAATGGCTGCTCCTAA